Proteins from a genomic interval of Micromonospora sp. NBC_00389:
- a CDS encoding dTDP-4-dehydrorhamnose 3,5-epimerase family protein, translating into MKIRELSIEGAWEITPQQHGDPRGMFMEWYRFDRLAEVVGHPLRLAQANLSVSARGVVRGIHFADVPPGQAKYVTCVRGAVLDMVVDLRVGSPTFGRWEGVRLDDTDRRAVYLSEGLGHGFCALTDDATLSYLCSTTYNPTGEHAVHPLDEELAIEWPADVPQLSARDDAAPTLAQARERGLLPEYDSCRRFVASIGPDGMSHSAGM; encoded by the coding sequence GTGAAGATCCGGGAGCTGAGCATCGAGGGCGCCTGGGAGATCACCCCGCAGCAGCACGGTGACCCGCGCGGCATGTTCATGGAGTGGTACCGCTTCGACCGGCTCGCCGAGGTGGTGGGGCATCCCCTGCGGCTGGCCCAGGCCAACCTGTCGGTCTCCGCGCGCGGTGTGGTGCGCGGCATCCACTTCGCCGACGTCCCGCCCGGGCAGGCCAAGTACGTCACCTGCGTAAGGGGCGCGGTGCTCGACATGGTGGTGGACCTGCGGGTGGGCTCGCCGACCTTCGGCCGCTGGGAGGGCGTCCGGCTGGACGACACCGACCGCCGGGCGGTCTACCTCAGCGAGGGGCTGGGGCACGGCTTCTGCGCGCTGACCGACGACGCGACGCTGAGCTACCTCTGCTCGACCACGTACAACCCGACCGGCGAGCACGCGGTGCACCCGCTGGACGAGGAGTTGGCCATCGAGTGGCCGGCCGACGTCCCGCAACTGTCCGCCCGCGACGACGCGGCGCCGACGCTGGCGCAGGCCCGCGAGCGCGGGCTGTTGCCGGAGTACGACAGCTGCCGGAGGTTCGTGGCGAGCATCGGACCGGACGGAATGTCGCACTCAGCCGGTATGTGA
- the rfbA gene encoding glucose-1-phosphate thymidylyltransferase RfbA — protein MRGILLAGGTGSRLWPITRAVSKQLMPVFDKPMVYYPLSTLLMSGVREILVITTPEDQGQFRRLLGDGSQFGLRLEYVSQERPEGIAQAFILGADFIGDESVALILGDNIFHGVGLGRQLAGHGDPIGGRVFAYQVANPQEYGVVDFDADGRVLSIEEKPARPKSRYAVPGLYFYDNRVVDISRKLTPSARGELEITAVNEVYRETGELSVTVLDRGTAWLDTGTFTSMMQAAEFVRVVEERQGLKIGCVEEVAWRAGLIDDAQLRALAEPLTKSGYGDYLLGLLAEKSGDGGVW, from the coding sequence GTGCGTGGAATCCTACTTGCCGGTGGCACCGGATCGCGACTCTGGCCGATCACCCGGGCGGTGTCGAAACAGCTGATGCCGGTCTTCGACAAGCCGATGGTCTACTACCCCCTCTCCACCCTTTTGATGTCCGGGGTCCGGGAGATCCTGGTGATCACCACCCCGGAGGATCAGGGCCAGTTCCGTCGGCTGCTCGGCGACGGCAGCCAGTTCGGGCTGCGGCTGGAGTACGTCAGCCAGGAGCGCCCGGAGGGCATCGCGCAGGCGTTCATCCTCGGGGCGGACTTCATCGGCGACGAGTCGGTGGCGCTGATCCTCGGCGACAACATCTTCCACGGCGTCGGCCTGGGTCGGCAGCTCGCCGGCCACGGTGACCCGATCGGCGGTCGCGTCTTCGCCTACCAGGTGGCCAACCCGCAGGAGTACGGCGTGGTCGACTTCGACGCCGACGGTCGGGTGCTCTCGATCGAGGAGAAGCCGGCCCGGCCGAAGTCCCGTTACGCGGTGCCCGGCCTGTACTTCTACGACAACCGGGTGGTCGACATCTCCCGCAAGCTCACCCCGAGCGCCCGCGGCGAGCTGGAGATCACGGCGGTCAACGAGGTGTACCGGGAGACCGGGGAGCTGTCGGTGACCGTGCTGGACCGCGGCACCGCCTGGCTGGACACCGGCACGTTCACCTCGATGATGCAGGCCGCCGAGTTCGTCCGGGTGGTCGAGGAGCGGCAGGGTCTGAAGATCGGCTGCGTCGAGGAGGTGGCCTGGCGGGCCGGCCTGATCGACGACGCTCAGCTGCGCGCGCTGGCCGAGCCACTGACCAAGAGCGGCTACGGCGACTACCTGCTCGGCCTGCTGGCCGAGAAGAGCGGCGACGGGGGCGTCTGGTGA
- the rfbB gene encoding dTDP-glucose 4,6-dehydratase: MRILVTGGAGFIGSEYVRLLLGKPLGSADGVPPLEPAAVTVLDKLTYSGNRANLAPVQNDPRLRFVQGDICDPVLVDQVVADHDVIVHFAAESHVDRSIAGAAPFVTTNVLGTQTLLDAALRHRTGRFVHVSTDEVYGSIDEGSWTETWPLAPNSPYSASKASSDLLALAYHRTHGMDVVVTRCSNNYGPYQFPEKVIPLFVTNLLDGGTVPLYGDGANIRDWLHVHDHCRGIALVQQKGRAGEVYNIGGGTELTNKELTGRLLQACDADWDRVIPVADRKGHDRRYSLDITKIHDELGYSPSIDLDHGLADTVRWYQENRAWWEPLKTTPTA; the protein is encoded by the coding sequence GTGAGGATCCTCGTCACCGGCGGAGCCGGATTCATCGGGTCGGAGTACGTTCGCCTGCTGCTGGGCAAGCCCCTCGGCAGTGCCGACGGCGTGCCGCCGCTCGAGCCGGCGGCAGTGACCGTGCTCGACAAACTGACCTACTCGGGTAACCGGGCCAACCTGGCACCGGTACAAAACGATCCACGGTTGCGGTTCGTGCAGGGCGACATCTGCGACCCGGTCCTGGTCGACCAGGTCGTCGCCGACCACGACGTGATCGTGCACTTCGCCGCCGAATCACACGTCGACCGGTCCATCGCCGGCGCCGCGCCGTTCGTCACCACCAACGTGCTGGGCACCCAGACACTGCTCGACGCCGCGCTGCGCCACCGCACCGGCCGGTTCGTGCACGTCTCCACCGACGAGGTCTACGGCTCGATCGACGAAGGATCCTGGACCGAGACCTGGCCCCTGGCCCCCAACTCGCCGTACTCGGCGTCCAAGGCCAGCTCCGACCTGCTCGCCCTGGCCTACCACCGCACCCACGGCATGGACGTGGTCGTCACCCGCTGCTCCAACAACTACGGGCCCTACCAGTTCCCCGAAAAGGTCATCCCGCTGTTCGTCACCAACCTGCTCGACGGCGGCACCGTCCCCCTCTACGGCGACGGCGCCAACATCCGCGACTGGCTGCACGTGCACGACCACTGCCGAGGCATCGCCCTGGTCCAGCAGAAAGGCCGCGCCGGAGAGGTCTACAACATCGGCGGCGGCACCGAACTGACCAACAAGGAACTCACCGGCCGACTCCTGCAAGCCTGCGACGCCGACTGGGACCGCGTCATCCCCGTCGCCGACCGCAAGGGCCACGACCGCCGCTACTCCCTGGACATCACCAAAATCCACGACGAACTCGGCTACAGCCCCAGCATCGACCTCGACCACGGCCTCGCCGACACCGTCCGCTGGTACCAGGAAAACCGCGCCTGGTGGGAACCCCTCAAGACCACCCCCACCGCATGA
- the rfbD gene encoding dTDP-4-dehydrorhamnose reductase, whose product MTRLLLTGAGGMLGRDLVAVLATRPDLKVTAATRADLDVTDPTAVSAAVAGHDVVINAAAWTNVDGAEADEAAATAVNGQGVANLAAACATDGARLIQVSTDYVLAGDAHTPYPEDAPTAPVNAYGRGKLVGEQAVARLLPDTGYVVRTAWLYGAHGPNFVATMLRLATQREHLDVVDDQHGQPTWSYALAERLVALGDAALAGRAAPGVYHGTCAGQTTWYGLARAAFALAGLDPDRIRPTTSDRYPRPAPRPAYSVLGHSRWAAAGLPPLPDWHTSLVDAFDSPAPPAPWKVA is encoded by the coding sequence ATGACCCGACTACTCCTCACCGGCGCCGGCGGAATGCTCGGCCGGGACCTGGTCGCCGTGCTGGCGACCCGGCCCGATCTCAAGGTGACCGCCGCCACCCGGGCCGACCTGGACGTCACCGATCCCACCGCTGTCAGCGCCGCGGTGGCCGGGCACGACGTCGTGATCAACGCGGCGGCGTGGACCAACGTCGACGGCGCCGAGGCCGACGAGGCAGCGGCCACCGCCGTCAACGGCCAGGGCGTGGCGAACCTCGCGGCGGCGTGCGCGACCGACGGAGCCCGCCTGATCCAGGTCTCCACCGACTACGTCCTCGCCGGCGACGCGCACACCCCCTACCCGGAGGACGCGCCCACCGCGCCGGTCAACGCGTACGGCCGCGGCAAGCTGGTCGGCGAGCAGGCCGTCGCCCGGCTGCTGCCCGACACCGGGTACGTGGTCCGCACCGCCTGGCTGTACGGCGCGCACGGGCCGAACTTCGTGGCCACCATGCTCCGGCTCGCCACGCAGCGGGAGCATCTCGACGTGGTCGACGACCAGCACGGCCAGCCCACCTGGTCGTACGCCCTCGCCGAGCGGCTGGTGGCGCTCGGCGACGCGGCACTGGCCGGGCGCGCCGCCCCCGGCGTGTACCACGGCACCTGCGCTGGCCAGACGACCTGGTACGGATTGGCCCGGGCGGCGTTCGCGCTGGCCGGGCTGGATCCGGACCGGATCCGACCCACCACCAGCGACCGGTATCCGCGTCCCGCCCCCCGCCCGGCGTACAGTGTGCTAGGGCACAGCCGCTGGGCGGCCGCGGGTCTCCCGCCGCTTCCGGATTGGCACACCAGCCTGGTTGACGCGTTCGACTCCCCCGCTCCACCCGCCCCGTGGAAGGTCGCATGA
- a CDS encoding DUF2304 domain-containing protein — MKLTLVTGLTGLLLLGTIVELLRRRQLREKYGMLWLAVLIIVIPLSLFPRLLDNVAELLGVASGVSLVLFLGIVFLLLVCVHLSWEVSALEEETRTLAEDFALLRAQIDADRAARDELVSSDG; from the coding sequence ATGAAGCTCACCCTCGTCACCGGCCTGACCGGCCTACTGCTGCTCGGCACCATCGTCGAGTTGCTGCGCCGTCGTCAGCTGCGCGAGAAGTACGGCATGCTCTGGCTCGCCGTGCTGATCATCGTGATCCCGCTGTCCCTGTTCCCCCGGCTGCTCGACAACGTCGCCGAACTCCTCGGTGTCGCCTCCGGTGTCAGCCTGGTGCTTTTCCTCGGCATCGTCTTCCTGCTGCTGGTGTGCGTGCACCTGAGCTGGGAGGTCAGCGCCCTGGAAGAGGAAACCCGCACCCTGGCCGAAGACTTCGCCCTGCTCCGCGCGCAGATCGACGCGGACCGGGCGGCCCGAGACGAACTGGTGTCCAGCGATGGTTAA
- a CDS encoding glycosyltransferase family 2 protein: MVNGKRTLIIIPALNESGSIADVVGEVRGELPGVDVLVVDDGSTDRTAAVAAAAGARVATLPYNLGVGGAMRLGYRYARDNDYDVAIQIDADGQHDPRYVPKLVDLLEDSDLVIGARFAGEGDYNVRGPRRWAMVMLSAVLSRVAHTKLTDTTSGFRAANRRVIEMFASWYPAEYLGDTVETLVHTARRGFRIRQVPVAMRKRMAGTPSHSPAKAMIYLGRAFAVLTLALIRR, encoded by the coding sequence ATGGTTAACGGCAAGCGCACCTTGATCATCATCCCGGCACTCAACGAATCGGGCTCCATCGCCGACGTGGTCGGCGAGGTTCGCGGCGAGCTGCCCGGTGTCGACGTGCTCGTCGTCGACGACGGCTCCACCGACCGCACCGCGGCCGTCGCCGCCGCCGCCGGCGCCCGGGTCGCCACGCTGCCGTACAACCTCGGCGTCGGCGGTGCCATGCGCCTCGGCTATCGGTACGCACGGGACAACGACTACGACGTCGCCATCCAGATCGACGCCGACGGCCAGCACGACCCCCGGTACGTGCCGAAGCTCGTTGACCTGCTCGAGGACAGCGACCTCGTCATCGGCGCCCGGTTCGCCGGCGAGGGCGACTACAACGTCCGCGGCCCCCGCCGCTGGGCGATGGTGATGCTCTCCGCCGTGCTGTCCCGGGTCGCCCACACCAAGCTCACCGACACCACCTCGGGCTTCCGGGCCGCCAACCGGCGGGTCATCGAGATGTTCGCCAGCTGGTACCCGGCCGAATACCTCGGCGACACGGTGGAGACCCTGGTGCACACCGCGCGGCGCGGCTTCCGCATCCGGCAGGTGCCGGTCGCCATGCGCAAGCGGATGGCCGGCACACCCAGCCACTCCCCCGCGAAGGCAATGATCTATCTCGGTCGCGCGTTCGCCGTGCTCACGCTGGCGCTCATCCGCCGGTGA
- a CDS encoding lipopolysaccharide biosynthesis protein: protein MIRRLLRLIPPGTIAVGAGLGLLGLASYVHLAVAGHSLTEADYSSLSVLWSIVFTLGIGVFMPVEQEVARVVAARHSQGLPPGPVLARGVAVAAVVLAVLVLAVTAGRQPLADRLFAGDGTMVTVLVGALVAMAIAYSTRGVLSGLQLFPWYGTQLGIDGGLRIILVALLGLAGVTSPVWYGLVLVAAPLVSVLLTLPPVLRTIGGGVPVAWATLLRGLGLLTVSSLLSQVVVNIGVINLQLLAPSNTAAAGALLSALVLVRIPLFVFGSMQASLLPGLATTATTGDRAGFHSLLRRALGIVTALGLTGTIGAVLVGPWLVRTLFDAPDVLGHGDFAWLGVATLAYLWAMVLGQALLALDRHRAQALAWTAGVAALVAVTLVPAPVTLRVELAYAIGSVVVAATMAVLLRDGTHRAPTPTRPLDDAVAPAVSGGIR, encoded by the coding sequence GTGATCCGTCGCCTGCTGCGCCTGATCCCGCCCGGCACCATCGCTGTTGGTGCCGGGCTGGGTCTCCTCGGCCTCGCCTCCTACGTCCACCTCGCGGTCGCCGGCCACAGCCTCACCGAGGCCGACTATTCCTCCCTGTCGGTGCTCTGGTCGATCGTCTTCACCCTCGGCATCGGCGTGTTCATGCCCGTCGAGCAGGAGGTCGCCCGGGTCGTCGCCGCCCGCCACAGCCAGGGGCTACCCCCGGGCCCGGTGCTGGCCCGCGGCGTCGCGGTGGCCGCCGTGGTGCTCGCCGTGCTGGTGCTGGCCGTCACCGCCGGCCGACAGCCGCTCGCCGACCGGCTCTTCGCCGGCGACGGCACCATGGTCACCGTGCTGGTCGGCGCGCTCGTCGCGATGGCCATCGCCTACTCCACCCGCGGCGTCCTCTCCGGCCTGCAACTCTTCCCCTGGTACGGCACCCAACTCGGCATCGACGGCGGGCTGCGCATCATCCTGGTCGCCCTGCTCGGGCTCGCCGGGGTGACCTCCCCGGTCTGGTACGGCCTGGTGCTGGTCGCCGCCCCGCTGGTCAGCGTCCTGCTCACCCTGCCGCCGGTGCTCCGCACCATCGGCGGCGGCGTACCGGTGGCCTGGGCCACCCTGCTGCGTGGCCTCGGCCTGCTCACCGTCTCCAGCCTGCTCTCCCAGGTCGTGGTGAACATCGGCGTGATCAACCTGCAGTTGCTCGCCCCTTCCAACACCGCTGCCGCCGGCGCCCTGCTCTCCGCCCTCGTGCTGGTCCGTATCCCGCTGTTCGTCTTCGGGTCGATGCAGGCGTCACTGCTGCCCGGCCTGGCCACCACCGCCACCACCGGCGACCGGGCCGGCTTCCACAGCCTGCTGCGCCGCGCGCTCGGCATCGTCACTGCGCTCGGCCTCACCGGAACGATCGGCGCCGTGCTGGTCGGCCCCTGGCTGGTACGCACTCTCTTCGACGCGCCCGACGTCCTCGGCCACGGCGACTTCGCCTGGCTTGGCGTCGCCACCCTCGCCTACCTGTGGGCCATGGTGCTCGGCCAGGCACTGCTCGCCCTCGACCGGCACCGGGCCCAGGCGCTCGCCTGGACCGCCGGCGTCGCCGCTCTGGTGGCCGTGACACTCGTCCCGGCCCCGGTGACCCTGCGGGTCGAATTGGCCTACGCCATCGGCTCCGTCGTCGTGGCCGCCACCATGGCGGTGCTGCTGCGAGACGGCACCCACCGCGCCCCCACCCCCACCCGGCCCCTCGACGACGCCGTGGCCCCTGCCGTATCCGGAGGCATCCGATGA
- a CDS encoding glycosyltransferase family 2 protein has product MTRPQVTAVMLAYGAEPYLVDAARAVLASTDVEIELIVVDNGCTGDGIDIVKGFPQVRVVRPEQNTGYSGGCRVGAAEATGDWLAFVNSDAIVAPDALAKTVAVAADPGVGAAMASIRLADTPELINTSGNPLHFTGLSWAGGNGEPATAHASRTTVPSLSGCCFVISRQRWQDLDGFAAEYFAYHEDTELSLRLWQRGLRLEYVPDAVVRHHYEFSRNDLKLYLVERNRLVTLLTAYQTRTLVVLAPMLLLTEAAMLAAALAGGWTKQKTRGWGWLWRNRSWVGARRRQLQSERTVPDGVIAELMTARVAPSNVDSPPGMGVFNAVAAGYWALARPLLQRR; this is encoded by the coding sequence ATGACCCGCCCACAGGTGACCGCGGTGATGCTCGCCTACGGCGCCGAGCCGTACCTGGTCGACGCCGCTCGGGCAGTCCTGGCCAGCACCGACGTCGAGATCGAGCTGATCGTCGTCGACAACGGCTGCACCGGCGACGGCATCGACATCGTCAAGGGTTTCCCCCAGGTCCGCGTGGTCCGGCCCGAACAGAACACCGGCTACTCCGGCGGCTGCCGGGTCGGTGCCGCCGAGGCCACCGGCGACTGGCTCGCCTTCGTCAACTCCGACGCCATCGTCGCCCCGGACGCCCTCGCCAAGACCGTCGCCGTGGCCGCCGACCCCGGCGTCGGCGCCGCGATGGCCTCGATCCGGCTCGCCGACACTCCCGAGCTGATCAACACCTCCGGTAACCCGCTGCACTTCACCGGGCTGTCCTGGGCCGGTGGCAACGGCGAACCCGCCACCGCCCACGCCAGCCGCACCACCGTTCCGTCGCTCAGCGGCTGCTGCTTCGTGATCAGCCGACAGCGTTGGCAGGACCTCGACGGCTTCGCCGCCGAGTACTTCGCCTACCACGAGGACACCGAGCTCAGCCTGCGGCTCTGGCAGCGCGGCCTGCGCCTGGAGTACGTTCCGGACGCCGTCGTCCGGCACCACTACGAGTTCTCCCGCAACGACCTGAAGCTCTACCTGGTGGAGCGCAACCGGCTGGTCACCCTGCTCACCGCGTACCAGACCCGGACGCTGGTGGTGCTCGCCCCGATGCTGCTGCTCACCGAGGCCGCCATGCTCGCCGCCGCGCTCGCCGGCGGCTGGACCAAGCAGAAGACCCGCGGCTGGGGCTGGCTGTGGCGCAACCGGTCCTGGGTCGGCGCCCGCCGCCGTCAGCTCCAGAGCGAGCGCACCGTGCCCGACGGGGTGATCGCCGAGCTGATGACCGCCCGGGTGGCACCGTCGAACGTCGACTCACCCCCCGGGATGGGCGTTTTCAACGCGGTCGCCGCCGGCTACTGGGCCCTGGCCCGGCCGCTGCTCCAGCGCCGCTGA
- the prcA gene encoding proteasome subunit alpha: MAMQFYASPEQIMRDRSELARKGIARGRSAVVLSYSGGVLFVAENLSSALHKVSEIYDRIGFAAVGRYNEFENLRRAGVRMADLNGLSYDRRDVTGRALANAFAQTLGAIFTEQSKPFEVEICVAEVGSTAADDELYRLTYDGSVNDEPGRMAMGGQAEAITGVLKSNHRADMSLGEAVKVAVQALSSVGGEGGAARTIAANQLEVAVLDRQRVGRTFRRITGAALTALLDGETAPSTGDLPDTPSVPTGESGKPTSSAGSADLEDRPGQADR; the protein is encoded by the coding sequence GTGGCCATGCAGTTCTACGCCTCGCCCGAACAGATCATGCGCGACCGCTCCGAGCTGGCCCGCAAGGGCATCGCCCGGGGGCGCAGCGCGGTGGTCCTGAGCTACTCCGGCGGGGTGCTCTTCGTCGCGGAGAACCTCTCCAGTGCCCTGCACAAGGTCAGCGAGATCTACGACCGGATCGGCTTCGCCGCCGTCGGCCGGTACAACGAGTTCGAGAACCTCCGGCGGGCCGGCGTGCGGATGGCCGACCTGAACGGGCTCAGCTACGACCGTCGGGACGTCACCGGCCGGGCGTTGGCCAACGCGTTCGCGCAGACCCTGGGCGCGATCTTCACCGAGCAGTCGAAGCCGTTCGAGGTGGAGATCTGTGTGGCGGAGGTCGGGTCCACCGCCGCCGACGACGAGCTGTACCGGCTCACCTACGACGGCTCGGTCAACGATGAGCCGGGGCGGATGGCGATGGGCGGCCAGGCCGAGGCGATCACCGGGGTGCTGAAGTCGAACCACCGGGCGGACATGTCGCTCGGGGAGGCGGTGAAGGTCGCGGTGCAGGCGCTGAGCAGCGTCGGCGGGGAGGGCGGTGCCGCCCGGACCATCGCCGCGAACCAGCTCGAGGTGGCCGTGCTGGACCGCCAGCGGGTCGGGCGGACGTTCCGACGGATCACCGGGGCCGCGCTGACCGCGCTGCTGGACGGGGAGACGGCGCCGTCGACCGGCGACCTGCCGGACACGCCGAGCGTGCCGACCGGGGAGTCCGGTAAGCCGACCAGTTCCGCGGGCTCCGCCGACCTGGAGGATCGGCCGGGTCAGGCCGATCGCTGA
- the prcB gene encoding proteasome subunit beta, with protein MAAGFDPSGRLPDVFTNAGTSSFTTFLSRVAPEMLPGRRPLPPGMAADLAPHATTIVAIAAADGVVMAGDRRATMGNLIAQRDIEKVHPADAYSLVGIAGTAGIGIELMRLFQVELEHYEKIEGAMLSLDGKANRLASMIRGNLGAAMQGLAVVPLFAGFDLAAADPAKAGRIFSFDVTGGPYEETGYDAIGSGSLFAKSALKKRFRAGITAAEATRLAVEALYDAADDDTATGGPDLTRRIYPVVMTATAEGTHRLTDAETATIAEGVVAGRMENPGG; from the coding sequence GTGGCAGCGGGCTTTGATCCATCCGGGCGTCTACCAGATGTGTTCACCAACGCGGGGACGTCCTCCTTCACCACGTTCTTGAGCCGGGTGGCCCCCGAGATGCTGCCCGGTCGGCGGCCGCTGCCGCCGGGCATGGCCGCCGACCTGGCGCCGCACGCGACGACCATCGTCGCCATCGCGGCCGCCGACGGCGTGGTGATGGCCGGCGACCGACGGGCCACCATGGGCAACCTGATCGCCCAGCGCGACATCGAGAAGGTGCATCCGGCCGACGCGTACTCGCTGGTTGGCATCGCGGGCACCGCGGGCATCGGGATCGAGCTGATGCGACTGTTCCAGGTGGAGCTGGAGCACTACGAGAAGATCGAGGGCGCGATGCTCTCGCTGGACGGCAAGGCCAACCGGCTGGCCTCGATGATCCGGGGCAACCTGGGCGCGGCCATGCAGGGGCTGGCGGTGGTGCCGCTCTTCGCCGGCTTCGACCTGGCCGCCGCGGACCCGGCGAAGGCCGGCCGGATCTTCAGCTTCGACGTGACCGGCGGCCCGTACGAGGAGACCGGCTACGACGCCATCGGCTCCGGCTCGCTCTTCGCCAAGTCCGCGCTGAAGAAGCGCTTCCGGGCCGGCATCACCGCCGCGGAAGCGACCCGGCTCGCGGTCGAGGCGCTCTACGACGCCGCCGACGACGACACCGCGACCGGCGGGCCGGACCTGACCCGGCGGATCTACCCGGTGGTGATGACCGCGACCGCCGAGGGCACCCACCGGCTCACCGACGCCGAGACGGCGACGATCGCCGAAGGCGTGGTCGCCGGCCGGATGGAGAACCCGGGCGGTTGA
- a CDS encoding endonuclease VII domain-containing protein has protein sequence MAGIGEKEFQELLAEQGGVCAICGGADPQHLDHGHRTRWVRGILCFNCNGGLGQFRDSPMRLARAITYLRGTTWQRALIHPGVYQMCSPTRGRPPSPRS, from the coding sequence GTGGCTGGCATCGGGGAGAAGGAGTTTCAGGAGCTCCTGGCCGAGCAGGGCGGGGTCTGCGCGATCTGTGGCGGCGCGGACCCGCAACATCTGGACCACGGCCATCGCACCCGATGGGTGCGCGGGATACTCTGCTTCAACTGCAACGGTGGTCTTGGCCAGTTCCGTGACAGTCCCATGAGGCTGGCCAGGGCGATCACGTACCTGAGAGGAACCACGTGGCAGCGGGCTTTGATCCATCCGGGCGTCTACCAGATGTGTTCACCAACGCGGGGACGTCCTCCTTCACCACGTTCTTGA
- a CDS encoding ubiquitin-like protein Pup: MATHDSGGQSQSGKSRQGEEIEDVTTEANPEVAERHAEITEDVDDLLDEIDSVLEENAEEFVRGYVQKGGQ, encoded by the coding sequence ATGGCCACTCATGACAGCGGCGGCCAGTCGCAGTCCGGCAAGTCCCGCCAGGGCGAGGAGATCGAGGACGTCACCACCGAGGCCAACCCCGAGGTGGCCGAGCGGCACGCCGAGATCACCGAGGACGTCGACGACCTGCTCGACGAGATCGACTCCGTCCTGGAGGAAAACGCAGAAGAATTCGTGAGGGGCTACGTACAAAAAGGCGGGCAGTAG
- the dop gene encoding depupylase/deamidase Dop: MTVRRIMGTEVEYGISVPGQAGANPMVTSSQVVNAYGARPELNRGGRARWDYEEESPLRDARGFTYSGAAYDPAEALADEDLGLANVILTNGARLYVDHAHPEYSTPEVTTPRDVVRWDKAGERVMAEASRRAATIPGSQPIHLYKNNTDNKGASYGAHENYLMRRQTPFADIVAYLTPFFVTRQIVCGAGRVGIGQDGGQSGFQISQRADFFEVEVGLETTLKRPIINTRDEPHADADKYRRLHVIIGDANLSEISTYLKVGATALILTMIEEKALGGDLGIADPVSELRAVSHDPTLSHRMRLRDGRRLTALDLQWAYLERVRSFVDDRYGTDADEQTIDVLDRWESVLDRLGRDPMLCADELDWVAKLRLLEGYREREKLGWGSHKLQLVDLQYSDVRPEKGLYNRLVTRGAMKTLLTDDETRSAMTEPPEDTRAYFRGRCLAQYASEVVAASWDSVIFDVGRESLVRVPMMEPERGTRAHVGALFDRCASAKDLLETLTGG; this comes from the coding sequence ATGACGGTACGTCGGATCATGGGCACCGAGGTCGAGTACGGCATCTCCGTGCCCGGCCAGGCCGGAGCCAACCCGATGGTCACCTCGTCGCAGGTGGTCAATGCCTACGGGGCCCGCCCCGAACTCAACCGGGGCGGACGGGCCCGCTGGGACTACGAGGAGGAGTCGCCGCTGCGCGACGCCCGCGGCTTCACCTACTCCGGGGCCGCGTACGACCCGGCCGAGGCGTTGGCCGACGAGGACCTCGGCCTGGCCAACGTGATACTCACCAACGGGGCGCGGCTCTACGTCGACCACGCCCACCCCGAATACTCCACACCCGAGGTCACCACCCCCCGGGACGTGGTGCGCTGGGACAAGGCCGGCGAGCGGGTGATGGCCGAGGCGTCCCGCCGGGCGGCCACCATCCCCGGCAGCCAGCCGATCCACCTCTACAAGAACAACACCGACAACAAGGGCGCCAGCTACGGCGCCCACGAGAACTACCTGATGCGCCGGCAGACCCCGTTCGCCGACATCGTGGCGTACCTGACGCCGTTCTTCGTGACCCGGCAGATCGTCTGCGGCGCCGGCCGCGTCGGCATCGGGCAGGACGGCGGGCAGAGCGGCTTCCAGATCTCCCAGCGCGCCGACTTCTTCGAGGTCGAGGTCGGTCTGGAGACCACCCTCAAGCGACCGATCATCAACACTCGCGACGAGCCGCACGCCGACGCCGACAAGTACCGCCGGCTGCACGTCATCATCGGCGACGCCAACCTCTCGGAGATCTCCACCTACCTCAAGGTCGGCGCCACCGCGCTGATCCTCACCATGATCGAAGAGAAGGCGCTCGGCGGCGATCTCGGCATCGCCGACCCGGTCAGCGAGCTGCGCGCGGTCAGCCACGACCCCACCCTGTCGCACCGGATGCGGCTGCGCGACGGCCGCCGGCTCACCGCACTGGACTTGCAGTGGGCGTACCTGGAGCGGGTCCGGTCCTTTGTCGACGACCGGTACGGCACCGACGCCGACGAGCAGACCATCGACGTGCTGGACCGCTGGGAGAGCGTGCTGGACCGGCTCGGCCGTGATCCGATGCTCTGCGCCGACGAGCTGGACTGGGTGGCCAAGCTGCGGCTGCTCGAGGGCTACCGGGAGCGGGAGAAGCTCGGCTGGGGCTCGCACAAGCTTCAGCTGGTCGACCTGCAGTACTCCGACGTCCGGCCGGAGAAGGGCCTCTACAACCGGCTGGTCACCCGGGGAGCGATGAAGACACTGCTCACCGACGACGAGACGCGCAGCGCGATGACCGAGCCGCCGGAGGACACCCGGGCGTACTTCCGTGGCCGCTGCCTGGCCCAGTACGCCTCCGAGGTGGTCGCCGCCAGCTGGGATTCGGTGATCTTCGACGTGGGCCGGGAGTCGCTGGTCCGGGTGCCGATGATGGAGCCCGAGCGGGGCACCCGTGCGCACGTCGGAGCGCTGTTCGACCGCTGTGCCAGCGCCAAGGACCTGCTGGAGACGTTGACCGGGGGCTGA